In the Corynebacterium jeikeium genome, ACATTCTGTCGACCTATTACCAGGACTCCCTGGATCCGCTGAACCCGGATCACCAGAAGCTGAACACCTACCGCCTGATGGCGAAGGTGCCGATGCTGGCTGCTTACGCTTACCGCGCTTCCAAGGGTAAGCCGTACATGTACCCGGATAACTCCATGAACGCGCGCCAGAACTTCCTGCGCCAGATGTTCGGCTACCCGACCGAGCCTTTCGAGGATGACCCGGTGGTTACCAAGGCTCTGGACAAGCTGCTGATCCTGCACGCTGACCACGAGCAGAACTGCTCCACCTCCACCGTCCGCATGGTTGGTTCTTCCCAGGCCAACATGTTCGTCTCCATCGCCGCAGGTATCAACGCTCTGTCCGGCCCGCTGCACGGCGGTGCTAACCAGGCCGTTCTGGAGATGCTGGAGGAGATCCACGCTAACGGTGGCGACGCTACCGAGTTCATGAACCGCGTGAAGAACAAGGAGCCGGGCGTTAAGCTGATGGGCTTCGGTCACCGCGTGTACAAGAACTACGACCCGCGTGCGGCCATCGTCAAGGAGTCCGCACACGAGATCCTGGAGCACCTGGGTGGCGACCACCTGCTGGATCTGGCTATGAAGCTGGAAGAGATTGCGCTGGCTGATGATTACTTCATCTCCCGCAAGCTCTACCCGAACGTGGACTTCTACACCGGCCTGATCTACCGCGCTATGGGCTTCCCGACGGACTTCTTCACCGTCCTGTTCGCCATGGGGCGCCTGCCGGGCTGGATCGCTCACTACCTGGAGCAGGTCAACGATCCGACCGCGAAGATCAACCGTCCGCGCCAGATCTACACCGGCGAGGGTGCGCGCAAGCTCTAAATCCTTTTTGGTGACGCCCCCTTGGGCTGGCTACGCATTGCGTATGCCCCCAAGGGGGTGTTTCGCGTTTTGCTAGGGTGGGAGTTCGAGAAGCTATCAGTTTTCAAAGGAGACTTCCCATGAGCAAACCGCAGATCGACCTCTCGAACGGCCCCGCACCGAAGGACCTGGTGATTGAAGACCTGGTGATCGGCGAGGGCGCAGAGGCCGTGCCGGGCGGCATGGTGGAGGTGCACTACGTGGGAGTGGACTTCGCGACCGGCGAGGAGTTCGACTCTTCCTGGGATCGCGGCGAGTCCATCGAGTTCCCCCTTTCCGGCCTGATCGAGGGCTGGCAGGAGGGTATCCCGGGCATGCGCGCCGGTGGTCGCCGCAAGCTGACTATTCCCCCGGAGAAGGCGTACGGCCCGGCCGGTATGGGCCACCCCCTATCTGGCCGTACGCTGGTCTTTATTATTGACCTAATCGCCGTGAACTAAAGCGGTTAGGCGCCCTTCAGTGCCTTGGCCCAGCTCATCTTTTTGCCGTTGTTCAGAATGGAATTGCGGTAGACGCGGGCCACCAGCAGAATCACCAGAACCGTCGCAACGGTGGCGATGAGGAAGCTCAGCAGAACCTGCGGCAGGCTCATCGTGCCCGCCGCCATGTTCATCGGGGCGACGGTCAGGCTAAACGGCGGCACCCAACCCAGCACCTGCATGAACGTGGATTCCATGTTGCTGAGGCCGAAAAGCGGGGCGTAGGTCATGCCCATAATGAACAGCAGGATCGGGGCCTGGGTGGACTGTAGATCCTCCGTACGGGAGACCAGCGAGCCCGCTGCGGCGTACAGACTGCCGAAGAAAAGCATGCCGATGCAGAAAGCCAACAGCATCAGAGCCACCACCGTGTAATCGAGCTCCACGTCTCCCAACAGCCCGGAGACGGATACTGCGACCGCGCCGATGATCAGCAGGATCGCGGTGCCGATGAAACCGAAGACGGTGTTGCCGATGATCTTGCCAGCCAAGAAATCCATCGGGCGGGCGGAGGCCAGGATGATCTCCACCACACGAGAGGACTTCTCCTCGGTGATGCGCCCGCCGACGTTCGCGGCGAAGAGGATGATGAAGTATGCCATCAGCATTACGCCGACCAAGGCCGTGTAGAACTGCGGTTCGTTAGCCTTCGTCGCGTCATCTGCCTTCAAGTCCACGGTCTCCAACTGCGTGGAAGGGGTGGCCTTGGCGAACTCTTCGGGGGAAACTCCCACCTTGTTTAGCGCTTCAGATTGCGCGTGCGCGTTAATTGCGGCACCTACGACACTGAGGATAGTGGGATTCGGCTCACCCTCGGCGAGCAGTTCGTAGCCGGAATCAGTCTTCACCAGGGCTGCATCGAGGTCCTCGTCGGACACCTTAGAAGAAGCTTCATCGCGGGAGCCCACAGTTTCCGCCTTCACGCCACCGGAAACTTCAGTCCCCTCTGGGGCGCCTTCGGCGGAGGCCGAGGCGGCGTCAACAAACTCCTTCTCAATCCCCACAAGACCGAGCTTCGGAGTTTCGTCGCCGTCGTCCTTGCTGGCGAACCATGCGCCGGCGAACACGCCGATGAGCATGACGGCGATGACCACAATCAGGGAGAACATGATCGCCTTGCTGCGGGCAGCCACCTGGATCTCGCGCTTGGCGACGGTGGCGATGGTGTTCGGAGAAGAATAACTCATGATTCGACGACCTCCTGGAAGAGCTCTGCAAGGTGCGGGATACGGCGAGAGAACGAGTGGACCGGGCCGACAGCTAGCGCAGCCTGCAGGATCTGCTGATCCAGATCCGTGGTCTCGGCCTCGAGCAGCACGCCCTCGCCAAAGTCCTCAACCAGGCGCGTGCCCTGGGGATACCAGTCGCGCGCCGGAGTGCGCACCTCGTAGACGATGGGGCCGCGGGTACGCAGCTCGTCGACGGTTCCCTCGGCCTTCATGCGCCCCTTGGCGATGATGCCCACGCGGTCGCACAGGCGCTGCACCAGATCAAGCTGGTGGGAGCTGAACAGGACTGGAACGCCCGCATTGCAACGCTCGACAAGCAGGTCGCTCATCACATTCACGGCCACGGGATCCAGGCCGGAGAAAGGCTCGTCCAGGATCAGCAGTTCCGGGTCGTGGATCAGCGAGGCCGCCAGCTGGACGCGCTGCTGGTTACCCAGCGATAGCTCTTCCAGCTTGTCGTCCGAGCGCTCGGCCAGGCCGAGCTGCTCCAGCAGGCCTTCCGCGTTCTTCCGGGCCGATTCGTCGCTCAAGCCGTGGAGGCGGGCGAAGAAGCGCAGCTGATCGCCGATCTTTTCTTTCGCGTACAGGCCGCGCTCTTCTGGCATGTATCCGATGCGACGGCGCAGGTCATCATCGATCGGCTTATCGCCCAGGCGAACCTCGCCGCTGTCTGCAGCGAGTACTCCCAGCGCGATGCGCATTGTGGTGGACTTGCCGGCACCGTTGGAGCCAACGAAACCGTACATTTCGCCGGGCTGGACCTGGAGCGTCATGTCGTGGAGGACCTGATGGTCCCCGTAACTCTTATTGAGGTTGTTGATATAGAGAGCTTCCATACATTCCTTGGAGTTTTATAACGAAAAGAAGGATCTTGTTTATTGTGTCATACGCCAAATATTTGAGCTGGCAATGCTTTCTGGCTTTCTGGGACTTCGCAGTACGTTCGTGGTTGCGATTCCTCTGCCAGCGCCGTCGCGAGAATGAAGTCGGTGGCGTACAAAGGAGGCCATGAACGAAAAGAACAATGCAGTACCGACTCTTGAGATGAATGACGGTAAGACCACTCCGCAGCTGGGGCTGGGCGTGTGGCAGTTGAGCGACGAGGACACATACACCTCGGTGCGTGCGGCGATCGAGACCGGCTATCGCCACATCGATACCGCCGCGATCTACGGCAACGAAGAGGCCGTGGGGCGCGCTGTGGCCGACGCGGTGAAGGCCGGGGATGTGCAGCGCGAGGAGCTGTTCATCACCACCAAGCTGTGGAACGCCGACCAGGCGTGCGGTAAGGAAGCATTCGCGGAATCCCAGAAGAAGCTGGGGATGGATTATGTGGATCTGTACCTGCTGCACTGGCCGTGCCCGCAGGCCGATTCGTTCGTGCAGGCCTACGACTCTATGGCGGAGATCCAGCAGTCCGGCGGCGCGACCAGCATCGGCGTGTGCAACTTCTACCCCGAGGCGCTGGATGCCCTGAAGCAGGCCGGCCACACCCCAGCCGTGAACCAGATCGAGATTCACCCGGGCTTTAGCCAGGCCGAGCAGCGCTCGGACAACCGCGACCGCGGGATCGTCACCGAGGCGTGGTCGCCGCTGGGGCAGGGGCAAAACCTGACCGACCCGACCATCGCGAAGATCGCCGCCGAGCACGGAGTGAGCGTGGCGCAGGCCATCATCCGCTGGCACATCCAGCGTGGCGACGTCGTTATCCCGCGTTCCTCCAAGGTGGAGCGCGTGCGCCAGAACTTCGACGTCTTCGGTTTTGAGCTTTCCGCTGACGAGGTCTCCGCCATCGAGGCTCTGGACGTGGAGGACGGTCGCATCGGCGGCGACCCGCTGACTTTCCACGCCGGCCTAGAGGGCTAGCGCAACTCCGCGCGGGTTACCGCGAAACACCCGCGTATGGCACCGTCCCTGCGGTACATTGCTAGCCATGAGCGCAGGGCACGTCATCACTCATCTAGAGACCGTCGAGGCAGGCAAAGCGAGCAATGCCGACGGTTTCGGCCATTCCGCCGCCCCACAGGTCGGCGTGATCACCCTCAACCGCCCAGAGAAGCGCAATGCCCTCAATGCCGCCATCGCCACAGTCGTCGCAGAGGCCGTCCGCGCCCACACTGCCTCCGGGGTGCGTGCCATTTTGATTCGTGGCGAGGGACCTGTTTTCTGCGCCGGAGCAGACCTTTCCGGCGGTGTGTATGCCGATGACTTCTGGTCCGCTATGGAAGACATGCTCTCGGCCATCCAGACCACCCCGGTGCCTGTGATCGCCGATATCCACGGCCCGGCGGTCGGTGCGGGCTGTCAAATCGCGTTGGCTTGCGACCTGCGCGTTTTCGCCGACGAAGGGGCCTGTTGGGTGCCTGTAGCCGAACACGGTTTCGCGCTGGACCTTTGGACCCACGCCCGCGCCCGCGAGTTGATGGGCGGCGCGCTGGCTCGCAACGTGTTCTTGGCAGGCGCCCGGGTAGGTGCCGAACAAGCTCGGGCGACGGGCTTTTCTGTGGTTCTGGATGACGCCACCCCCAACGCCAGCGCCCTAGCGCATCGGGTGGCGCGCCAGGCTCCGCTTTCTATGGAGCATTCGAAACGCGTGTTCAACAGCCCCGACATGCACGCGGATGCGGAGCTGCAGCAGATGATGGTGGACATCTGGGCCAGCGAGGACGTACAGGAGGCGCGCCGCGCCCGCGCCGAGAAACGCGCGCCTCAGTTCAGAGGCCGTTAAGGGACCATTCGCCGCCTAGTCGCGGCCTTCCACCGACCAGGTGTGCACTGGCTGGCCGCTGGACTGGTGGGCGATATAACGCTGCATCATGGTGGCCAGCGCCTCGGCGCGCTCTGCGGACTCCGGCTCGCTATTCGGCGCCAGCCGGTTCAGGGCATCCAGCTGCCACGTTGCACCGTTTTGTCCGCTGCGGGCGCGGCCTTCGATGATTCCCAGGTAGGTCTCGATCAGTTCGGAATCCACGTCCAGCAGCTCCAGTCCTTCGCGGGCCTGGTCGAGCAGGTGCTCGGTAATAAGCTCCCGGACAGGCACTGTTCCCACTCGCGGCCAGCGCATGCTGGCGCGGAGCCCTTCGCGGGCGCCGGCGAGGAAGTTACTGTGGGCGTCCTCAAAGGAAAGCCGTGACCACACGGGGCGATTCTGCGTGCCCAAGAACTTGACGAGCCCGTAGTAGAAGGCAGCGTCCGCGACAATGTCGGCGGTGGTGGGGCCAGCGGGCAGCAGGCGATTCTCCACGCGAATGTGGGAGAGCTCCAGGTTCGGATCGTAGATCGGGCGGTTCCAGCGCCAAATCGTGCCGTTGTGCAGGTTCATATAGTGCAGGCCGGGGCTCTCGCCGGACATGATGGGTGTGCCGGCTTCCATGCGATCCTCTGGCAGGAGTGGGGAGAAGTAGCGGCCGTTTTCCTCAAAAAGGTCGAATACGCTGGTGATCCATCGTTCGCCGAACCACACGCGCGGGCGCACACCCTGGTTGACGAGCTCTGCCGTGCGCGTGTCGATGGCCTGCTCGAAGACGGGGATGCGTGATTCGTGCCAGAGCTTGTGGCCGACAAATAGTGGGGAGTTGGCGCTGAGCGCCGTCTGCACACCCGCGATGGCTTGGGAAGCGTTCCAGGCGTTGGCGAAGAGGTTCGGCGCGACCTGCAGGTGCAGCTGCATGGAGGTGCAGGCGGATTCCGGCGCGATGTCCTCGAAGTCGTGCCTATAGGAATCGACGGTGCCGAGTACTCGGCCCGGCAGGGCGCCTTCGAGTTCGATGCGGACCAGCTCGCCGCGGGATTCGAGGATGGCGTTGTTGAGAGCTTTGTAGCGGTTTTCGTCGGTGATCCAGGCAGGATCGCTGAGGAAGTCGGTGGTCAGGGTCGGAAGGGTGCCGATCATGACGGCGTGGGAGCCGAGCTGTTTGGCGGCTTTCTGCACCGCGCGCAGGCGCTCGTCGAGGCCTTCCTGCAGTTCCTCGAGCCCGCGGCCGGTGATGGCCAGAGGGGGATGGTTCATCTCCACGTTGAAGGAGCCGATCTCGGACTGGTATTCGCCAGGGTGGGTTTCCTCCAACTTCTCCAGCACGCCTACGTTGCAGCGCTTGGGCTGCATGTCGTCGCCGACGAGGTTCATCTCTAGCTCCAGGCCGATGGTGCCCTGGTTGATGAAATCTGCGTTCTGCAGGTGCTTATCGAAGACCTCGAGTTCGGCGTTGAGGCGCTCGCGGAAGCGGGTGCGCTGTTTCGGTGTGTAGGTATCTTTGGATACTGCATCGCCCATGCTTCTTAATCGTAGCCTTGCTGCGGGTGGGGTGTGGGGGTTCTTTGGTGCGGACGCCCACACGTTCCGGTGCGCTGGGGGACTGGGGCGCGGTGACCAAAAGGGCTGGTTAACGGGGAGCGTCGACGGGCTTGTATTATGTACCTCGCACGGTTTCCGTGCGACTGCCCTAGTAGCTCAGTGGATAGAGCACGGCTCTCCTAAAGCCGGTGTCGGAGGTTCGATTCCTCTCTGGGGCACCATGTGAAGTGGGACTTTCGGTTAACTTTTCCGTTCAATTCAGGAAACTCCTTCCAGGTTAACCCGGGTTTTCAAAATTCGGTAACTTTTTCAGAGACTATCCCCGACAACGCGAAAACCGGCCGGTTTTCAGCCTCAAAAGGCTTTGCCGGCCGGTTTTTGTCTATTAACCCGGATTTCTTTTGAAAGTGTTCACTATCAGCCCGTCCTAACGCGAGGGCTCCGTGTCTGCACATGTGTCGCCGCCAGAGGGCTCGCTTGCGTTCTTTAGTCTCCTAATTTCCGAATGCGTTTACCCGGAAACACACCGTTGGGATTAGGTTAGACTTTCCAATAGTCAAGGCGATTGGCACGGAGTTGAAGGAGGCACGTTGTACGACGTCGTAAGGGATGCTTATGCAAGGCTCGCTCCCGAATACGTTGAAGCCTTGGGATCAATTAAGGATATGAGTCCTCAAGACGTAGCGCTCATTTCTGAATGGGGAAGAGTGGTTAATAGTCCGGTGCTGGATGCGGGGTCAGGTCCCGGACACTGGACGGACCTATTGCGAACTTTGAAATGTGAAGTAGTCGGGCTAGATATGGTCCCAGAGTTCATTGGGATTGCGAAGAATAGATTTCCCTCCACCAACTTCGTTTTGGGCGACTTGTCGGAGATACCCCTTAAGTCCTCCAGCCTCGGAGGGATACTTGCCTGGTACTCGTTGATTCATTTGTGGCCTGATGACTGGGGCTTGGTTCTAAGCGAATTTGCTAGGACTCTTAGGCCGGGTGGAACTCTTCTTCTTGGAGCGTTTTTAGGGGAACAAGGTGCTCCATTCGAGCATGCAGTTACTGAGGCTTACTACTGGTCAGAACTAGAGCTACTAAAACAGTTGGAGTTGGCTGGCTTTCAGGCAATTTCTGTCCACTCTCGATGCGCGGCTGGCATTAGGCCGCATCTAGACGTTCTTGCACAGCGTTGTTAGATGGGGACAGCTTGGCATTTTGGACAGTGACTGTCGCGACAGCACTCCCGTAGATCTGCTAGTGGCACTTGTGATGAAGGCGTGGTCGTAGACCCGGTCTGTATATCCGATGGCGAATTCTGGCACGTCAACCAACCAAAC is a window encoding:
- a CDS encoding citrate synthase gives rise to the protein MATDNQDKAVLHYPGGEYEMDIVRATEGNDGVALGKMLAETGLTTLDPGYVNTGSTKSAITYIDGANGILRYRGYDIADLANNATFNEVSYLLINGELPNKEQAEEFNTNIRNHTLLDEDFKAQFRVFPRDAHPMSVLASSLNILSTYYQDSLDPLNPDHQKLNTYRLMAKVPMLAAYAYRASKGKPYMYPDNSMNARQNFLRQMFGYPTEPFEDDPVVTKALDKLLILHADHEQNCSTSTVRMVGSSQANMFVSIAAGINALSGPLHGGANQAVLEMLEEIHANGGDATEFMNRVKNKEPGVKLMGFGHRVYKNYDPRAAIVKESAHEILEHLGGDHLLDLAMKLEEIALADDYFISRKLYPNVDFYTGLIYRAMGFPTDFFTVLFAMGRLPGWIAHYLEQVNDPTAKINRPRQIYTGEGARKL
- a CDS encoding FKBP-type peptidyl-prolyl cis-trans isomerase; this translates as MSKPQIDLSNGPAPKDLVIEDLVIGEGAEAVPGGMVEVHYVGVDFATGEEFDSSWDRGESIEFPLSGLIEGWQEGIPGMRAGGRRKLTIPPEKAYGPAGMGHPLSGRTLVFIIDLIAVN
- a CDS encoding ABC transporter permease, whose protein sequence is MSYSSPNTIATVAKREIQVAARSKAIMFSLIVVIAVMLIGVFAGAWFASKDDGDETPKLGLVGIEKEFVDAASASAEGAPEGTEVSGGVKAETVGSRDEASSKVSDEDLDAALVKTDSGYELLAEGEPNPTILSVVGAAINAHAQSEALNKVGVSPEEFAKATPSTQLETVDLKADDATKANEPQFYTALVGVMLMAYFIILFAANVGGRITEEKSSRVVEIILASARPMDFLAGKIIGNTVFGFIGTAILLIIGAVAVSVSGLLGDVELDYTVVALMLLAFCIGMLFFGSLYAAAGSLVSRTEDLQSTQAPILLFIMGMTYAPLFGLSNMESTFMQVLGWVPPFSLTVAPMNMAAGTMSLPQVLLSFLIATVATVLVILLVARVYRNSILNNGKKMSWAKALKGA
- a CDS encoding ABC transporter ATP-binding protein; its protein translation is MEALYINNLNKSYGDHQVLHDMTLQVQPGEMYGFVGSNGAGKSTTMRIALGVLAADSGEVRLGDKPIDDDLRRRIGYMPEERGLYAKEKIGDQLRFFARLHGLSDESARKNAEGLLEQLGLAERSDDKLEELSLGNQQRVQLAASLIHDPELLILDEPFSGLDPVAVNVMSDLLVERCNAGVPVLFSSHQLDLVQRLCDRVGIIAKGRMKAEGTVDELRTRGPIVYEVRTPARDWYPQGTRLVEDFGEGVLLEAETTDLDQQILQAALAVGPVHSFSRRIPHLAELFQEVVES
- a CDS encoding aldo/keto reductase encodes the protein MNEKNNAVPTLEMNDGKTTPQLGLGVWQLSDEDTYTSVRAAIETGYRHIDTAAIYGNEEAVGRAVADAVKAGDVQREELFITTKLWNADQACGKEAFAESQKKLGMDYVDLYLLHWPCPQADSFVQAYDSMAEIQQSGGATSIGVCNFYPEALDALKQAGHTPAVNQIEIHPGFSQAEQRSDNRDRGIVTEAWSPLGQGQNLTDPTIAKIAAEHGVSVAQAIIRWHIQRGDVVIPRSSKVERVRQNFDVFGFELSADEVSAIEALDVEDGRIGGDPLTFHAGLEG
- a CDS encoding enoyl-CoA hydratase, with protein sequence MSAGHVITHLETVEAGKASNADGFGHSAAPQVGVITLNRPEKRNALNAAIATVVAEAVRAHTASGVRAILIRGEGPVFCAGADLSGGVYADDFWSAMEDMLSAIQTTPVPVIADIHGPAVGAGCQIALACDLRVFADEGACWVPVAEHGFALDLWTHARARELMGGALARNVFLAGARVGAEQARATGFSVVLDDATPNASALAHRVARQAPLSMEHSKRVFNSPDMHADAELQQMMVDIWASEDVQEARRARAEKRAPQFRGR
- a CDS encoding class I SAM-dependent methyltransferase, with amino-acid sequence MYDVVRDAYARLAPEYVEALGSIKDMSPQDVALISEWGRVVNSPVLDAGSGPGHWTDLLRTLKCEVVGLDMVPEFIGIAKNRFPSTNFVLGDLSEIPLKSSSLGGILAWYSLIHLWPDDWGLVLSEFARTLRPGGTLLLGAFLGEQGAPFEHAVTEAYYWSELELLKQLELAGFQAISVHSRCAAGIRPHLDVLAQRC